A genomic window from Triticum urartu cultivar G1812 chromosome 7, Tu2.1, whole genome shotgun sequence includes:
- the LOC125523135 gene encoding epoxide hydrolase A-like, with the protein MASDGVITHRSVEVNGVRLHVAEAGPAGAPVVLLLHGFPELWYTWRHQMPALAAAGYRAVAPDMPGYGDSEAPSAGPDQYTALHIVGDHVALIDSLGQEQVFVVAHDWGAITAWSLCQFRPDRVKALVALSVPFTPRSPAVKPVDAVRALYGDDFYICSFQDPGAIEAEFKRLGTELVLRKFFADRSASPLFIPKSGWGSPDDEVPLPSWITDEDVKYYTTQFDKSGFTGGFNYYRALNKTWELTSPWTGAEIMVPTKFIVGDLDLTYNIAGAKDFINKGGFKKFVPLLDGVVIMKDVGHFINEEKPEEISALIISFIKKFN; encoded by the exons ATGGCTTCCGACGGCGTCATCACGCACCGCAGCGTCGAGGTCAACGGCGTGCGCCTGCACGTCGCGGAGGCCGGCCCGGCGGGCGCGCCCGTGGTGCTGCTGCTGCACGGCTTCCCGGAGCTGTGGTACACCTGGCGGCACCAGATGCCCGCGCTGGCCGCGGCCGGTTACCGCGCCGTCGCCCCCGACATGCCTGGCTACGGCGACTCCGAGGCTCCCTCCGCCGGCCCGGACCAGTACACCGCGCTGCATATCGTTGGCGACCATGTTGCGCTCATCGACTCCCTCGGCCAGGAGCAGGTCTTCGTGGTGGCGCACGACTGGGGCGCCATAACAGCCTGGAGCCTGTGCCAGTTTCGGCCTGACCGGGTGAAGGCTCTGGTCGCCTTGAGCGTCCCCTTCACCCCTCGGAGCCCCGCGGTGAAGCCCGTCGACGCCGTCAGGGCTCTCTACGGCGACGACTTCTACATCTGCAGCTTCCAG GATCCTGGGGCAATTGAAGCAGAATTCAAACGCCTCGGTACAGAGTTGGTGCTAAGAAAGTTTTTCGCTGATCGAAGTGCTAGCCCACTGTTCATCCCGAAGAGCGGGTGGGGCTCACCAGATGATGAGGTGCCCTTGCCGAGCTGGATCACAGATGAGGACGTCAAGTACTACACGACCCAGTTTGACAAGTCTGGTTTCACCGGAGGATTCAACTACTACCGTGCCCTGAATAA GACATGGGAGTTAACTTCGCCATGGACGGGAGCTGAGATAATGGTACCAACGAAGTTCATAGTTGGCGACTTAGATCTAACATACAATATTGCGGGCGCAAAAGATTTCATTAACAAAGGTGGCTTCAAGAAGTTTGTTCCATTACTTGATGGCGTGGTGATAATGAAAGATGTCGGGCATTTCATAAATGAAGAAAAGCCAGAGGAAATTAGTGCGCTCATAATCAGCTTCATAAAGAAATTCAACTAA